In Rhizobium sp. WSM4643, the following are encoded in one genomic region:
- the tatB gene encoding Sec-independent protein translocase protein TatB, with product MFDIGWTELLVIAVVLIVVVGPKDLPPMLRAFGKMTQRARKVAGEFRAQFDEALREAELDDVRQTISDAQKLNPVNSLREAMNPLRQMGNEIKADLQKSSTITENKTEVPPSAVAAPTPSMSLPETPPLVATPAPSEPVAAAIVQADTVAAKPKPVRKPRVKAADRVDAAAAIAVPVEKPKRTTAARKPATPKKPAQTKKDEA from the coding sequence ATGTTCGATATTGGCTGGACCGAGCTTTTGGTCATCGCGGTCGTACTGATCGTGGTGGTCGGTCCCAAGGATTTGCCGCCGATGCTGCGCGCTTTCGGCAAGATGACGCAGCGCGCCCGCAAGGTGGCGGGTGAATTTCGTGCGCAGTTCGACGAAGCGTTGCGCGAAGCCGAGCTTGACGACGTTCGGCAGACGATCAGCGACGCCCAGAAACTGAACCCGGTCAACAGCCTGCGCGAGGCGATGAACCCGCTTCGCCAGATGGGCAACGAGATCAAGGCCGACCTGCAGAAGTCGTCCACGATCACGGAAAACAAGACCGAGGTGCCGCCAAGTGCTGTCGCAGCCCCGACGCCGTCGATGAGCCTGCCGGAAACGCCGCCATTGGTAGCGACGCCTGCGCCGTCGGAACCCGTCGCAGCAGCGATTGTTCAGGCCGATACAGTTGCCGCCAAGCCGAAACCCGTGCGCAAGCCGCGCGTCAAGGCTGCTGACAGGGTCGATGCTGCGGCCGCTATCGCCGTGCCTGTGGAAAAACCGAAACGCACGACGGCAGCCAGGAAGCCTGCAACGCCGAAGAAGCCGGCGCAGACGAAGAAGGATGAGGCATGA
- the scpB gene encoding SMC-Scp complex subunit ScpB, whose translation MIDPRSEEEFDGNFEDRGRDLQADIEAERIAEALVFASSQPVSEGFLAERLPEKTDVHAIMLRLKEQYAPRGVNLVQVEGAWAFRTAADLSFVIRRDDNEVKKLSRAALEVLAIIAYHQPVTRAEIEDIRGVQTSRGTLDVLMEAGWVRFRGRGARRAGPVTLGTTRDFLDHFGLEELRDLPGLEELKGAGLLSGRIPANFNIPSPLMNDELTEDEDPITQMDLEELGLLAPRSTSED comes from the coding sequence TTGATCGATCCGAGGAGCGAAGAGGAATTCGACGGCAATTTCGAAGACCGGGGCCGCGACCTGCAGGCCGATATCGAGGCCGAGCGCATTGCCGAGGCTCTGGTTTTCGCCTCCTCGCAACCGGTCTCCGAAGGCTTCCTCGCCGAGCGCCTGCCTGAGAAGACCGACGTGCACGCGATCATGCTGCGGCTGAAGGAGCAGTATGCGCCGCGCGGCGTCAATCTCGTGCAGGTCGAAGGCGCCTGGGCCTTTCGCACCGCCGCCGACCTGTCCTTTGTCATCCGTCGTGATGACAATGAGGTGAAGAAGCTTTCGCGCGCCGCACTGGAAGTGCTGGCGATCATCGCCTATCACCAACCGGTGACGCGTGCCGAAATCGAGGATATCCGCGGCGTTCAGACCTCGCGCGGCACGCTCGACGTGCTGATGGAAGCCGGCTGGGTACGGTTTCGCGGCCGCGGCGCACGCCGGGCCGGGCCGGTGACATTGGGCACGACGCGCGATTTTCTCGACCATTTCGGCCTGGAAGAGCTGCGCGATCTGCCTGGTCTCGAAGAATTGAAGGGGGCGGGCCTGCTGTCGGGCCGCATCCCGGCGAACTTCAATATTCCCTCGCCGTTGATGAACGATGAGTTGACCGAGGACGAAGATCCGATCACCCAGATGGATCTCGAAGAACTGGGGTTGCTGGCCCCGCGTTCTACCTCCGAAGATTGA
- a CDS encoding twin-arginine translocase TatA/TatE family subunit, which translates to MGSFGIYHWLIVLAVVLLLFGRGKIPELMGDVAKGIKSFKKGMTDEDAPDTAKTVDHKADETK; encoded by the coding sequence ATGGGTTCTTTTGGCATCTACCACTGGCTGATCGTTCTGGCGGTCGTGCTGTTGTTGTTCGGTCGCGGCAAGATTCCGGAACTGATGGGCGATGTCGCCAAGGGCATCAAAAGCTTCAAGAAGGGCATGACGGACGAGGACGCGCCGGACACGGCAAAGACCGTCGATCACAAGGCCGACGAAACGAAGTAA
- the tatC gene encoding twin-arginine translocase subunit TatC — translation MSGDIEDKPQPLIEHLMELRKRLIWSIGAFFVAFIACFFFAKHLFNYLVIPYKTAVVWAHLDVEKAQLIYTAPQEFFFTQVKVAMFGGLVVAFPIIAAQVYKFVAPGLYKNERQAFLPFLIASPVLFLMGGALVYFFFTPMVMWFFLSMQQAPGHDEIAISLMPKVSEYLSLIMTLVFSFGLVFQLPVITTLLARVGLLTSHWLAEKRKFAIVLAFVVAAVLTPPDPMSQIGLAIPTILLYEISIYAARLVERQRARQAVEKDTGSADVAKTDSV, via the coding sequence ATGAGCGGTGATATCGAAGACAAGCCGCAGCCGTTGATCGAGCACTTGATGGAGCTGCGCAAGCGGCTGATATGGTCGATCGGCGCGTTTTTCGTCGCCTTCATCGCATGCTTCTTTTTTGCCAAGCATCTCTTCAACTATCTGGTCATTCCCTACAAGACAGCCGTCGTGTGGGCGCATCTCGACGTCGAGAAGGCCCAGCTCATCTACACCGCGCCGCAGGAATTCTTCTTCACGCAGGTCAAGGTGGCGATGTTCGGCGGCCTCGTGGTCGCGTTCCCGATCATTGCCGCCCAGGTCTACAAGTTCGTGGCGCCCGGTCTCTACAAGAACGAGCGCCAGGCTTTCTTGCCGTTCCTGATCGCCTCACCGGTCCTGTTCCTGATGGGCGGCGCGCTCGTCTATTTCTTCTTCACGCCGATGGTCATGTGGTTCTTCCTGTCGATGCAGCAGGCACCGGGTCATGACGAGATAGCGATCTCGCTGATGCCGAAGGTCTCGGAATATCTGAGCCTGATCATGACGCTGGTCTTCTCCTTCGGTCTCGTCTTCCAGCTTCCCGTCATCACCACGCTGCTCGCCCGTGTCGGTCTTCTGACGTCGCATTGGCTTGCCGAAAAGCGCAAGTTTGCCATCGTCCTCGCCTTTGTCGTCGCTGCCGTGCTGACGCCGCCGGACCCGATGTCCCAGATCGGCCTTGCGATCCCGACGATCCTTCTCTACGAGATTTCCATCTATGCGGCGCGACTCGTGGAGCGCCAGCGTGCCCGGCAGGCGGTCGAAAAGGACACCGGATCCGCGGACGTTGCCAAGACGGACAGCGTCTGA
- the argS gene encoding arginine--tRNA ligase, with protein sequence MNLFTDFEARIKTALEQIDLVREKRSELDFGRITVEPPRDASHGDVATNAAMVLAKPLGTNPRALADVIIAKLKEDSDVADISVAGPGFINIRLAVGYWQRLLASMIGAGTDYGRSTLGNGRKVNVEYVSANPTGPMHVGHCRGAVVGDALANLLAFAGYGVEKEYYINDAGSQIDVLARSVFLRYREALGEKIGEIPSGLYPGDYLVPVGQSLAADYGVRLHNMPEDQWMPIVKDRTIDAMMVMIRDDLAALNVHHDVFFSERTLHANGAAAIRTAINDLTFKGYVYKGTLPPPKGQLPEDWEDREQTLFRSTEVGDDIDRPLIKSDGSYTYFAADVAYFKNKFDRGFDEMIYVLGADHGGYVKRLEAVARGVSDGKAKLTVLLCQLVKLYRNGEPVKMSKRSGDFVTLRDVVEEVGRDSVRFMMLYRKNSEPLDFDFAKVTEQSKDNPVFYVQYAHARCMSVFRQAREAFPDLDVSPEKLAKTVAGIGDPAELQLVAKLAEFPRVVEAAAQSQEPHRIAFYLYDVASSFHAHWNKGKDQTELRFVNDKNRESSIARLGLVYAVASVLKSGLAITGTAAPDEMR encoded by the coding sequence ATGAACCTTTTTACCGACTTCGAAGCCAGGATCAAAACCGCCCTTGAACAGATCGATCTGGTCAGGGAAAAGCGATCCGAGCTCGATTTCGGCCGCATCACCGTCGAGCCGCCGCGTGACGCGAGCCATGGCGATGTCGCGACCAATGCCGCGATGGTGCTGGCAAAACCGCTCGGAACCAACCCGCGCGCGCTGGCCGATGTCATCATCGCCAAGCTGAAAGAGGATTCCGACGTCGCCGATATCTCGGTCGCGGGTCCGGGCTTCATCAACATCCGTCTCGCCGTCGGCTACTGGCAGCGGCTGCTCGCCTCGATGATCGGTGCCGGTACCGATTACGGTCGCTCGACGCTTGGAAACGGCAGGAAGGTCAACGTCGAATATGTCTCGGCCAACCCGACCGGCCCGATGCATGTCGGCCATTGCAGGGGTGCCGTCGTCGGCGACGCGCTTGCCAACCTGCTCGCTTTTGCCGGTTACGGTGTCGAGAAGGAATATTACATCAACGACGCCGGCTCGCAGATCGATGTGCTCGCCCGCTCCGTCTTCCTGCGCTATCGCGAAGCGCTCGGCGAAAAGATCGGCGAAATCCCCTCGGGTCTCTATCCCGGCGACTATCTCGTGCCCGTCGGCCAGTCGCTTGCCGCCGATTACGGCGTGCGGCTGCACAACATGCCGGAAGACCAATGGATGCCGATCGTCAAGGACCGCACGATCGATGCGATGATGGTGATGATCCGGGACGATCTGGCGGCGCTGAACGTCCATCACGACGTCTTCTTCTCCGAACGCACCCTGCATGCCAATGGCGCGGCCGCGATCCGCACCGCGATCAACGACCTGACCTTCAAGGGCTATGTCTACAAGGGCACGCTGCCGCCGCCGAAGGGCCAGCTTCCCGAGGACTGGGAGGATCGCGAACAGACCCTGTTCCGTTCGACCGAGGTGGGCGACGATATCGACCGGCCGCTGATCAAGTCGGATGGCTCCTACACCTATTTCGCCGCCGACGTCGCCTACTTCAAGAACAAGTTCGACCGTGGTTTCGACGAGATGATCTATGTGCTTGGCGCTGACCATGGCGGTTACGTCAAACGCCTGGAAGCGGTTGCACGTGGCGTTTCGGACGGCAAGGCGAAGCTGACTGTGCTGCTCTGTCAGCTCGTCAAGCTCTATCGCAACGGCGAACCGGTGAAGATGTCGAAGCGTTCGGGCGATTTCGTCACGCTTCGGGACGTCGTCGAAGAAGTCGGCCGTGATTCGGTCCGGTTCATGATGCTTTACCGCAAGAATTCCGAACCGCTCGACTTCGATTTCGCCAAAGTGACGGAACAATCGAAAGATAATCCAGTCTTCTACGTGCAATATGCGCATGCTCGCTGCATGTCGGTCTTCCGGCAGGCGAGGGAGGCTTTTCCCGACCTCGATGTCTCGCCCGAGAAACTCGCGAAAACCGTTGCAGGCATTGGCGATCCGGCCGAATTGCAGCTCGTCGCCAAGCTTGCTGAATTCCCGCGTGTCGTCGAGGCAGCGGCCCAGTCGCAGGAGCCGCATCGCATCGCTTTTTACCTCTACGACGTCGCCAGTTCCTTCCACGCGCACTGGAACAAAGGTAAAGATCAGACGGAATTACGATTTGTTAATGATAAAAACCGAGAATCAAGTATTGCCAGACTTGGGCTGGTGTACGCTGTCGCGTCGGTTTTGAAGTCGGGACTCGCCATTACAGGCACTGCCGCACCGGACGAAATGCGATAA
- the nagZ gene encoding beta-N-acetylhexosaminidase, with protein MTESKAMILGCSGLALTSEEKAFYRGERPWGFILFGRNISEAPQIADLVAELRDSVGWHAPVLIDQEGGRVQRIRPPVLARYPSGQALGDLYRRDRALGLRAAWLMSRLHAFDLSSLGIDVDCLPVLDVPVEGSSNVIGDRAYGGDSETVIAMGKAAAAGLKAGGLLPVMKHMPGHGRGFADSHLELPVVTVSRHELEFHDFPPFVAMKDELMAMTCHVVFAAIDPDNPATTSRKVIDGIIREHIGFNGLLLSDDSSMNALSGTIGERAANIIAGGCDIVLHCNGNMDEMLDVVANVPPLAGVSLARAKAVEAGFAAPDTSDEAELRMEFEAMFATV; from the coding sequence ATGACCGAATCAAAAGCGATGATCCTTGGCTGTAGCGGCCTTGCCCTCACATCCGAAGAGAAGGCCTTTTACCGGGGCGAACGACCCTGGGGCTTCATCCTCTTCGGGCGCAACATCTCCGAAGCGCCGCAGATCGCCGATCTCGTCGCCGAATTGCGCGACAGCGTCGGCTGGCATGCGCCGGTGCTGATCGACCAGGAGGGCGGCCGCGTCCAGCGCATCCGCCCGCCCGTTCTGGCGCGTTATCCTTCCGGCCAGGCGCTCGGCGATCTCTATCGCCGCGATCGCGCGCTCGGCCTGCGCGCCGCCTGGCTGATGTCGCGGCTGCACGCCTTCGACCTTTCGAGCCTCGGCATCGATGTCGATTGCCTGCCGGTGCTCGATGTGCCGGTCGAGGGCAGCAGCAACGTCATCGGCGACCGCGCCTATGGCGGCGATTCCGAAACCGTCATCGCGATGGGAAAAGCGGCTGCCGCAGGGCTGAAGGCCGGCGGCCTGTTGCCTGTAATGAAGCATATGCCCGGCCACGGCCGCGGCTTTGCGGATTCACATCTGGAGCTGCCTGTGGTCACTGTCTCGCGCCATGAGCTGGAGTTCCATGATTTCCCACCCTTTGTTGCGATGAAGGACGAGTTGATGGCGATGACCTGTCACGTCGTTTTCGCCGCCATCGACCCCGACAACCCAGCGACGACCTCGCGCAAGGTGATCGACGGCATCATCCGCGAACACATCGGGTTTAACGGTCTGCTGCTCTCCGACGACAGCTCGATGAACGCACTTTCCGGCACGATCGGTGAACGTGCGGCGAATATCATTGCAGGCGGATGCGATATCGTGCTGCATTGCAACGGCAATATGGACGAGATGCTCGATGTCGTGGCAAATGTTCCGCCGCTCGCCGGCGTATCGCTTGCCCGCGCAAAAGCCGTGGAAGCGGGCTTCGCGGCGCCGGATACTTCAGATGAAGCGGAATTGAGGATGGAATTCGAGGCGATGTTTGCGACGGTCTGA
- a CDS encoding SPOR domain-containing protein gives MADKQLAYDTRGKNDLFGDDDPLAELARIVGFEPRVAANTVTEAERREPALDLEDELGREFDLYDSPRPLAELDRPAEPISDDMPEDYVEPVLDTSPAAENAEVPEPVSVAAVEAEEAAVPAAADWAEHLSPEPEASLQSAFGGARDLIEELELSIGAAPVSSLAQPAKAPQWSAASIRLPLANFHAPKREEPVVLPEPVAETVVAPAAEVPSVDLPVLKPELVIEPPAPVAAIEPSEGFESASPSLGFPAELDRHDEVIAPEETAEAEEFIEVEEEPEDFGSDAGFDLIAAAVQGEIQADAALTEVVPDVPHTAGTFDLDDLLADVSRYPVPQRANPAPVTPPPASIEAAPIPAAPVADAPVQTEVIAPPPVAAASVRPAPVYAAEAARPVAPQLAEVVASEPAATAYSRAPQPIPEAEDPFAGHDFELDLAGIELELADLDFSEPSEPAPQPEVPAPAPQQAAAVPPRSAPVFAPEPQTPAYQQDAAPSRPAPAFVPEPQAPAPAPSFNWASAGDSTEDLPFDPAMISDPEDRPETVDDMHVPALPPVEQPAPVAKTADYEFDLDAEIASFFEPAKPRETPAPARDTAAAAAKPVKPTIADGLDDFERALEEDFRRSVREPVERRETSEVRIESASQAADFSRARSMRRLLAGAVVLVVFGGVGYGVYSSVWNGEGLGIVASGEPRVITADKEPVKVVPENPGGKTVPNQDKAVYDRVAGSAEEPKQKALVSSDEAPVDVVQRTLTPEALPEDDENANADDQVTPTAVGETEDPRLLPDQDNADKALASDADKTPSVSPRKVRTMIVKPDGTLVAREEPAPVDQPAPSARATQSAPATQSAQATQSAQPTPPAQPPLTAQSTPPVPPVGGTAASFPASAEVASADARSAAPIETAPVQPSLAGSADAQAANPAPVAPPVRPVKSSAITDTAPIPTARPADQPVNVVSTVTEKGNVRPPAQQPKTTEVAAAAPVAAKPQQAASAGGYGIQIASLPSEDEATKSYANLSKKFASVLSGRSHEIRRADIAGKGTFYRVRIPAGSKDEAAALCEQYRAAGGSCLISK, from the coding sequence ATGGCTGATAAACAACTTGCGTATGATACGCGCGGAAAAAACGATCTGTTTGGCGACGATGATCCGTTGGCTGAACTTGCCCGTATCGTCGGCTTCGAGCCGCGTGTTGCAGCGAATACGGTGACCGAGGCCGAACGCCGCGAGCCCGCCCTTGATCTCGAGGACGAGCTGGGGCGTGAGTTCGATCTATACGATTCGCCCCGTCCGCTCGCAGAGCTCGACCGGCCCGCCGAGCCGATCTCTGATGATATGCCTGAAGATTACGTCGAGCCGGTTCTCGATACTTCTCCGGCTGCCGAAAATGCGGAGGTTCCTGAGCCGGTTTCCGTCGCCGCAGTTGAGGCTGAAGAAGCAGCTGTGCCTGCGGCCGCCGACTGGGCGGAGCATCTTTCCCCCGAGCCCGAGGCATCGCTGCAATCAGCATTCGGCGGTGCACGCGATCTGATCGAGGAGCTTGAGCTGTCGATCGGCGCCGCACCCGTCTCTTCGCTGGCGCAGCCCGCCAAGGCGCCGCAATGGTCGGCTGCCAGCATCCGGCTACCGCTTGCCAATTTCCATGCTCCGAAACGCGAAGAACCGGTTGTTTTGCCGGAGCCTGTGGCCGAAACGGTCGTAGCACCGGCAGCTGAAGTGCCGTCTGTCGATCTTCCTGTCCTGAAGCCTGAACTTGTCATCGAACCGCCGGCGCCCGTCGCCGCCATAGAGCCTTCCGAGGGATTCGAATCCGCTTCACCGTCGCTTGGCTTCCCCGCCGAACTCGACCGCCATGATGAGGTGATCGCGCCGGAAGAGACTGCCGAGGCCGAAGAATTCATCGAAGTCGAGGAGGAACCGGAGGATTTCGGGTCCGATGCCGGTTTCGATCTGATCGCCGCCGCCGTCCAGGGCGAGATCCAGGCCGATGCCGCGCTGACCGAAGTCGTGCCTGATGTTCCGCACACCGCCGGCACTTTCGATCTTGACGATCTGCTTGCCGACGTCTCGCGTTATCCGGTGCCGCAACGTGCCAATCCGGCGCCCGTCACGCCGCCGCCCGCATCGATCGAGGCCGCGCCCATTCCTGCCGCCCCCGTGGCAGACGCACCTGTCCAGACCGAGGTGATCGCCCCCCCACCAGTCGCCGCAGCGTCCGTCCGGCCTGCTCCGGTCTATGCAGCCGAAGCCGCACGGCCAGTCGCGCCGCAGCTTGCAGAGGTCGTTGCGTCAGAGCCTGCTGCAACGGCATATTCGCGGGCGCCGCAGCCGATACCGGAAGCCGAAGACCCCTTCGCCGGCCATGATTTTGAGTTGGATCTTGCCGGCATCGAGCTGGAGCTCGCCGATCTCGATTTCTCCGAGCCGTCCGAGCCCGCGCCGCAGCCTGAGGTGCCGGCGCCTGCTCCCCAGCAGGCCGCGGCCGTCCCGCCTCGGTCCGCTCCCGTTTTTGCTCCTGAGCCGCAAACTCCGGCCTACCAGCAGGATGCTGCCCCCTCGCGGCCGGCTCCGGCCTTCGTTCCCGAGCCGCAGGCTCCAGCACCGGCTCCGTCTTTCAACTGGGCGTCAGCCGGCGACTCAACCGAAGACCTGCCATTCGATCCGGCGATGATCTCTGACCCGGAGGATCGTCCCGAGACCGTCGACGACATGCACGTGCCGGCGCTGCCGCCAGTGGAGCAGCCCGCCCCGGTCGCCAAAACCGCAGATTACGAGTTCGATCTCGACGCAGAGATCGCCAGCTTCTTTGAACCGGCCAAGCCGCGGGAAACACCGGCGCCTGCCCGGGATACGGCTGCCGCCGCGGCAAAGCCTGTCAAGCCTACCATCGCCGACGGCCTCGATGATTTCGAACGGGCGCTGGAGGAGGATTTCCGCCGCAGCGTGCGTGAACCGGTCGAGCGCCGTGAGACCTCCGAAGTTCGGATCGAATCGGCAAGCCAGGCCGCTGATTTCAGCCGCGCCCGGTCGATGCGTCGGCTGCTCGCCGGGGCCGTCGTGCTCGTGGTCTTTGGCGGCGTCGGTTATGGCGTCTATTCCTCCGTCTGGAACGGCGAGGGGCTCGGCATTGTCGCGTCCGGTGAGCCGCGTGTGATCACCGCCGACAAGGAGCCGGTCAAGGTCGTTCCGGAAAATCCTGGCGGCAAGACCGTGCCGAACCAGGATAAGGCCGTTTACGACCGCGTTGCGGGTTCTGCCGAAGAGCCGAAGCAGAAGGCGCTGGTTTCATCCGACGAGGCGCCCGTCGATGTCGTCCAGCGCACGCTGACACCGGAAGCGCTGCCTGAGGACGACGAGAACGCCAACGCCGACGATCAGGTCACGCCGACTGCGGTCGGTGAGACGGAGGATCCGCGTCTGCTGCCGGACCAGGACAACGCCGACAAGGCTCTCGCAAGCGACGCCGACAAGACGCCGTCGGTTTCTCCGCGCAAGGTCCGCACGATGATCGTCAAGCCTGACGGTACACTGGTCGCCCGCGAGGAACCGGCGCCCGTCGATCAGCCGGCGCCGTCTGCCCGGGCGACACAGTCTGCCCCGGCGACGCAGTCTGCCCAGGCGACGCAGTCTGCCCAGCCGACGCCGCCGGCTCAGCCACCGTTGACGGCTCAGTCGACCCCGCCCGTGCCGCCTGTCGGTGGAACGGCTGCGAGCTTCCCGGCAAGCGCCGAGGTTGCTTCTGCCGATGCTCGTTCTGCAGCCCCGATCGAAACCGCGCCGGTACAGCCGTCGCTCGCCGGCAGTGCGGATGCGCAGGCCGCAAACCCGGCCCCGGTCGCTCCACCGGTGCGCCCGGTCAAGAGCTCGGCGATCACCGATACCGCTCCGATCCCCACCGCCCGTCCGGCCGATCAGCCCGTTAACGTTGTCAGCACCGTGACCGAGAAGGGCAATGTCCGCCCGCCAGCGCAGCAGCCGAAGACGACTGAGGTCGCGGCCGCAGCGCCAGTCGCCGCAAAGCCGCAGCAGGCCGCATCCGCCGGCGGCTACGGCATCCAGATCGCCTCGCTGCCTTCGGAAGACGAGGCGACCAAATCCTATGCCAACCTGTCGAAGAAATTCGCCAGCGTGCTTAGTGGCCGCAGTCATGAGATCCGCAGGGCCGATATCGCCGGCAAGGGCACTTTCTATCGTGTCCGCATTCCGGCCGGTTCCAAGGACGAGGCCGCTGCACTCTGCGAACAGTATCGGGCAGCGGGCGGAAGCTGCCTGATCTCCAAGTAG
- a CDS encoding segregation and condensation protein A translates to MNTVKGTERPQAATPMDKLWQDNGAERASHEPALVIDVAGFEGPLDLLLYLARNQKVDLSRISVLALAEQYLLFIESARRIRIELAADYLVMAAWLAYLKSKLLIPQQARDDGPSGEELAATLAFRLKRLEAMRQAADGLVNRNRLGRDIFVRGAPEHIPDRQQSAYAASLYDLLTAYAALRQRHAVTQVTIERRTVWSLTDARELLTQMIGEIGDWTAMEHYLLRYLAAPEERVTAIASAFAASLELVREGKLEIRQDGAFQPIYMRRGPKHATLQVVEQEQPA, encoded by the coding sequence GTGAACACGGTCAAGGGCACGGAACGTCCGCAGGCGGCAACGCCAATGGACAAGCTGTGGCAGGATAACGGTGCCGAGCGCGCCAGCCACGAGCCGGCGCTGGTGATCGACGTCGCCGGCTTCGAAGGCCCGCTCGACCTGTTGCTCTATCTCGCCCGCAACCAGAAGGTCGATCTGTCGCGCATTTCGGTGCTGGCGCTCGCCGAGCAATATCTGCTGTTCATCGAAAGTGCCCGGCGTATTCGCATCGAGCTTGCCGCCGATTACCTCGTCATGGCAGCGTGGCTTGCCTATCTCAAGTCGAAGCTGCTCATTCCCCAGCAAGCCAGGGATGACGGCCCTTCCGGCGAGGAGCTGGCGGCAACACTCGCCTTCCGCCTGAAACGTCTCGAAGCCATGCGACAGGCGGCGGACGGCCTCGTCAACCGCAACCGCCTCGGCCGCGATATCTTCGTGCGCGGCGCGCCCGAGCATATTCCCGACCGGCAGCAATCCGCTTATGCGGCAAGCCTCTACGATCTCTTGACCGCCTATGCGGCGCTGCGCCAGCGCCATGCCGTCACCCAGGTGACGATCGAGCGGCGTACCGTCTGGTCGCTGACCGACGCCCGCGAGCTGCTGACCCAGATGATCGGCGAGATCGGCGACTGGACGGCGATGGAGCATTATCTGCTGCGTTATCTCGCCGCGCCCGAGGAGCGCGTCACGGCGATCGCCAGCGCCTTTGCCGCCTCGCTGGAGCTGGTGCGCGAGGGCAAGCTCGAAATCCGCCAGGACGGCGCCTTTCAGCCGATATACATGCGCCGCGGTCCGAAACATGCCACACTGCAGGTGGTCGAACAGGAGCAGCCGGCTTGA
- the serS gene encoding serine--tRNA ligase: MLDIKWIRENPEALDAALAKRGAEPLAQSLVALDEKRRSAVQKAQDLLSRRNVASKEIGAAMAQKNSELAEKLKAEVAELKTLLPAVEEEDRQLTAELNDALSRIPNIPFDDVPVGKDEHDNVVTRTVGEKPRWNHTPKEHFEIGEALGYMDFERAAKLSGSRFTVLTGPLAKLERALGQFMIDLHTSEHGYTEVSSPLMVRAEAVFGTGSLPKFEEDLFKTTDGRYLIPTAEVTLTNLVREEILDQENLPLRFTALTPSFRSEAGSAGRDTRGMLRQHQFWKCELVSITDAESAVAEHERMTACAEEVLKRLGLHFRTMTLCTGDMGFGSRKTYDLEVWLPGQNAFREISSCSVCGDFQGRRMNARYRGKEDKSNRFVHTLNGSGTAVGRCLIAVLENYLNEDGSVTIPDVLLPYMGGLTKIERAT, from the coding sequence ATGCTCGATATCAAATGGATCCGTGAGAATCCCGAAGCGCTCGATGCCGCCCTTGCCAAGCGCGGTGCGGAGCCTCTGGCCCAAAGCCTCGTTGCCCTCGATGAAAAGCGGCGCTCCGCCGTGCAGAAAGCGCAGGACTTGCTGTCCCGCCGCAACGTCGCCTCCAAGGAGATTGGCGCGGCGATGGCTCAAAAGAATAGCGAACTTGCCGAGAAGCTGAAGGCTGAGGTCGCAGAACTGAAGACGCTGCTGCCGGCGGTCGAGGAAGAAGACCGGCAACTGACGGCCGAACTCAACGACGCGCTCTCGCGCATCCCGAACATCCCCTTCGACGATGTCCCGGTCGGCAAGGACGAGCATGACAATGTCGTCACCCGCACCGTCGGCGAAAAGCCGCGCTGGAACCACACGCCGAAGGAGCACTTCGAAATCGGCGAGGCGCTCGGCTATATGGATTTCGAGCGCGCCGCCAAGCTCTCCGGCTCGCGCTTCACGGTTCTGACCGGGCCGCTCGCCAAGCTCGAGCGCGCGCTCGGCCAGTTCATGATCGATCTCCACACCAGCGAGCACGGTTATACCGAGGTCAGCTCGCCACTGATGGTGCGCGCTGAAGCGGTGTTCGGCACCGGCAGCCTGCCGAAGTTCGAAGAGGATCTCTTCAAGACCACGGATGGCCGCTATCTGATCCCGACGGCCGAAGTGACGCTCACCAATCTGGTACGCGAGGAAATCCTCGATCAAGAAAATCTGCCGTTGCGCTTCACCGCGCTGACGCCGTCCTTCCGCTCGGAAGCAGGCTCTGCCGGCCGTGATACGCGCGGCATGCTGCGCCAGCACCAGTTCTGGAAATGCGAACTCGTCTCGATCACCGATGCCGAGAGCGCCGTTGCCGAGCATGAACGCATGACCGCCTGCGCCGAGGAAGTGTTGAAACGCCTCGGCCTGCATTTCCGCACCATGACGCTTTGTACCGGCGACATGGGCTTCGGCTCACGCAAGACCTACGATCTCGAAGTGTGGCTGCCGGGACAGAATGCCTTCCGTGAAATCTCCTCCTGCTCGGTCTGCGGCGATTTTCAGGGCCGCCGAATGAACGCGCGGTATCGCGGCAAGGAAGACAAGAGCAACAGGTTCGTGCACACGCTGAACGGTTCCGGCACGGCCGTCGGCCGCTGCCTGATCGCCGTCCTCGAAAATTATCTGAATGAGGACGGTTCCGTCACGATTCCGGACGTTTTGCTGCCTTATATGGGCGGATTGACCAAGATCGAACGGGCGACCTGA